One Aegilops tauschii subsp. strangulata cultivar AL8/78 chromosome 7, Aet v6.0, whole genome shotgun sequence genomic window carries:
- the LOC109760823 gene encoding NAC domain-containing protein 22, producing MERRGGAAAPSLELPGFRFHPTEEELLEFYLKHHVTRNNKQQHLKAAPFDIIPTVHLYRHDPWDLPGLAAIASEREWYFFVPRDGARKHASGVAGGGRPSRTTERGFWKATGSDRAVRCAADPKRLVGLKKTLVYYQGRAPRGTKTDWVMNEYRLPDLSGAGAGEQQDVVLCKVYRKAVSLKELEQRVAMEELARARSSPPTTASHSHSHSHCSAGSPDVSSASELAHEAALHHVHHGVKKEEAVAVARPPAMRLPQLETAKANGGLEWMQDPFLTQLRSPWMEGLCLSPYYASVLNF from the coding sequence ATGGagcggcgaggaggagcggcggcgCCGTCGCTGGAGCTGCCGGGGTTCCGCTTCCACCCCACGGAGGAGGAGCTGCTGGAGTTCTACCTCAAGCACCATGTCACCCGAAACAACAAGCAGCAGCACCTCAAGGCGGCGCCGTTCGACATCATCCCCACGGTGCACCTGTACCGGCACGACCCCTGGGACCTCCCGGGGCTCGCCGCCATCGCCAGCGAGCGCGAGTGGTACTTCTTCGTGCCCCGCGACGGCGCCCGGAAGCACGCGTCCGGCGTTGCCGGCGGCGGGCGCCCCAGCCGCACCACGGAGCGCGGGTTCTGGAAGGCCACGGGGTCCGACCGCGCCGTGCGGTGCGCCGCCGACCCCAAGCGCCTCGTCGGCCTCAAGAAGACGCTCGTCTACTACCAGGGCCGCGCGCCCCGGGGCACCAAGACGGACTGGGTCATGAACGAGTACCGCCTGCCCGACCtctccggcgccggcgccggcgagcAGCAGGACGTGGTGCTCTGCAAGGTGTACCGCAAGGCCGTGTCGCTCAAGGAGCTGGAGCAGCGGGTCGCCATGGAGGAGCTCGCGCGCGCGCGGTCCTCCCCGCCCACCACGGCCTCCCACTCCCACTCCCACTCCCACTGCAGCGCCGGCTCGCCCGACGTCTCGTCCGCGTCCGAGCTCGCCCACGAGGCCGCCCTCCACCATGTCCACCACGGGGTGAAGAAGGAGGAGGCCGTGGCGGTGGCGAGGCCGCCGGCCATGCGGCTGCCGCAGCTGGAGACCGCGAAGGCCAACGGCGGGCTGGAGTGGATGCAGGACCCGTTCCTGACGCAGCTGAGGAGCCCATGGATGGAGGGCCTCTGCTTGTCTCCCTACTACGCCAGCGTCCTCAACTTCTAG